The following are encoded together in the Iodobacter fluviatilis genome:
- a CDS encoding T6SS phospholipase effector Tle1-like catalytic domain-containing protein yields MMSLSQSGAFIEDSSLLAATREAAFARVAKECNWSTPIERIQCRLYPKISIYFDGTGNNLYLEQAKPVEKQAISNVARLFLAAKSRKDDRECFRIYIPGVGTPFKSEFMDVGEDKGGVLGLAFGSGGEMRLLHALLSVKKVLDVEYGDGAIKHIRDIQVDVFGFSRGATQARAFVRRLLDEQCEINAEGGVLWRSHFGKKAPFTLNFLGLFDTVASVGGPGLHKYWANDLRIPPQVKRCVHLVAAHELRSAFPLDSIAFAGVYPPNSREVIYPGVHSDVGGGYYPNQQGRSNDLAKIPLREMYLEALKAGVMLFPINNLPDKPVQKEFELQSLSGIAAYTKYLEYLPQSGGDLVAQIRAHRTPFIHWRSMLARRGDASALLAGLRATADCDACLAAPEYRPQFQHDDKQWKDKASEDVTTQGKQLISEQKRLVNRIEFMRAPYDGVGKNRVPRPQTEYEQFILAAWDNKEALPESTEAFLTQYIHDSVAHFSGWPCALYDPREIYLHKDTVIAQQSTDPLIVG; encoded by the coding sequence ATGATGAGTCTAAGTCAGTCGGGTGCTTTTATTGAAGATTCCTCGCTATTGGCTGCAACCCGGGAGGCAGCTTTTGCGCGCGTTGCAAAAGAATGTAATTGGAGTACCCCTATAGAGCGGATTCAGTGTCGTTTATACCCCAAAATTAGTATTTATTTCGATGGTACGGGCAATAACCTTTATCTGGAGCAGGCAAAGCCGGTAGAGAAACAAGCTATCAGTAATGTGGCCCGATTATTTCTTGCTGCAAAGAGTAGGAAGGATGATCGGGAATGTTTTCGAATTTATATCCCTGGTGTGGGCACCCCGTTTAAGTCTGAGTTTATGGACGTAGGAGAAGACAAAGGCGGCGTATTGGGCTTGGCCTTTGGTAGTGGCGGAGAAATGCGCTTATTGCATGCCCTGCTGTCCGTTAAAAAGGTTTTAGATGTTGAGTATGGTGATGGGGCTATAAAGCATATTCGGGATATTCAGGTGGATGTATTTGGTTTCTCCCGTGGGGCGACGCAGGCTCGGGCCTTTGTGCGCCGCTTGCTGGATGAGCAATGTGAAATCAACGCAGAGGGAGGGGTGCTTTGGAGGTCGCACTTTGGAAAGAAAGCCCCCTTTACACTTAATTTTTTGGGCTTGTTTGATACGGTTGCCTCCGTGGGCGGCCCAGGGCTGCATAAGTACTGGGCAAATGATTTGCGTATTCCACCACAGGTAAAGCGATGCGTGCATTTAGTGGCGGCGCATGAGCTTAGAAGTGCTTTTCCTTTAGACTCCATTGCTTTTGCTGGGGTGTATCCGCCCAATAGCAGGGAAGTGATTTATCCTGGTGTGCACTCTGATGTGGGCGGCGGGTATTATCCAAACCAGCAAGGACGCAGTAATGATCTGGCTAAGATCCCCTTGCGTGAAATGTATTTGGAGGCCCTTAAGGCGGGGGTGATGTTGTTTCCGATAAATAATCTACCAGATAAACCAGTGCAGAAAGAGTTTGAATTACAAAGTCTTTCGGGAATTGCTGCATACACTAAATATCTCGAATATTTACCTCAATCCGGTGGTGATTTAGTAGCGCAAATTCGCGCACATCGTACTCCCTTTATCCATTGGCGAAGTATGCTGGCGCGGCGCGGTGATGCCAGTGCTTTACTGGCGGGGCTGCGAGCCACAGCGGATTGCGATGCGTGTTTGGCCGCGCCGGAATACCGCCCTCAGTTTCAGCACGATGATAAGCAATGGAAAGACAAAGCGTCCGAAGATGTAACCACACAGGGGAAGCAGCTGATTTCAGAGCAAAAGCGCTTAGTGAATCGGATTGAATTTATGCGTGCCCCTTATGATGGCGTTGGAAAAAACAGGGTTCCTCGGCCTCAGACCGAGTATGAGCAGTTTATTCTGGCCGCTTGGGATAATAAGGAGGCGCTGCCTGAGTCAACAGAGGCGTTCTTGACGCAGTATATCCATGATTCAGTCGCTCACTTTTCTGGCTGGCCTTGCGCTCTGTATGATCCCCGAGAGATTTATTTACACAAAGATACGGTTATTGCACAGCAGAGCACTGACCCGTTGATCGTTGGCTAG
- a CDS encoding DUF3304 domain-containing protein, which yields MKRFYWLLMAVLMGLLAGCANLADGSDQPFTGSGGKALNMILVNHNHRPISQAFVGTNWAANAGAGDAKGPGGGGIVCCYNVTDWRKPVKVMWTFSALGEPSFYNKEGIRTEGKITTPKEDHVAMVNLPPRMPIASSDMFKDEGNLCVIFKDLNTVELQYSVRFDCGVF from the coding sequence ATGAAAAGATTTTATTGGCTCTTGATGGCCGTATTGATGGGCTTGCTGGCAGGGTGTGCCAATTTGGCGGATGGCTCGGACCAGCCGTTTACCGGCAGTGGTGGAAAGGCTTTAAATATGATTCTGGTTAATCATAACCATCGGCCTATTTCACAGGCTTTTGTGGGCACAAATTGGGCGGCTAATGCGGGGGCCGGTGATGCTAAAGGTCCTGGCGGGGGAGGGATTGTTTGTTGTTACAACGTGACTGACTGGCGTAAGCCCGTAAAAGTAATGTGGACTTTTAGTGCACTAGGCGAGCCTTCTTTTTATAACAAAGAGGGTATTCGTACAGAGGGTAAAATCACAACTCCGAAAGAAGACCATGTGGCGATGGTGAATTTGCCGCCAAGGATGCCGATTGCCAGTTCTGATATGTTTAAAGATGAAGGCAATTTATGTGTCATTTTTAAAGATTTAAACACGGTTGAATTGCAGTATTCGGTCCGTTTTGATTGTGGCGTTTTCTAA
- a CDS encoding DNA-3-methyladenine glycosylase family protein, translated as MNQLLSCSIPLTATFRAGDILAFHGRDPQAVSERITANTLQKGMVWRGQAACLSVFFQPEQAEVQLLIDGAADDGDSQAAFDAMAYRMLGLTQDIEVFEAQYRDHPLLGALISQQAGLRVPLTATPFEALTWAITGQQISVGAAVSIRRRLILAADIRHSGGLFCSPEASQIAGLSEQTLRQAGFSLSKAQTLATLVELVEQKQLPLDAWVQKLPVEEARAALEAIRGIGPWTVNYTMLRGFGWLDGSLHGDVAVRKALQMLLGQTEKINEKDAKIWLEEFSPFRALVGAHLWSSLSKLA; from the coding sequence ATGAACCAGTTACTTTCTTGCTCTATTCCTCTTACCGCCACCTTTCGTGCTGGCGATATTCTGGCTTTTCATGGCCGCGATCCGCAGGCCGTTTCTGAGCGGATTACTGCAAACACACTGCAAAAAGGGATGGTTTGGCGTGGGCAAGCGGCTTGTTTGTCTGTTTTTTTTCAGCCTGAGCAGGCTGAGGTGCAACTGCTGATAGATGGGGCGGCAGATGATGGCGATAGTCAGGCTGCGTTTGATGCGATGGCGTATCGCATGCTTGGGCTTACTCAAGATATTGAGGTATTCGAGGCGCAGTATCGAGATCATCCACTGCTCGGTGCTTTAATCAGCCAGCAAGCAGGGCTGCGCGTGCCATTAACGGCGACGCCTTTTGAGGCCTTAACGTGGGCGATTACTGGCCAGCAGATTAGCGTGGGGGCAGCGGTATCCATTCGGCGCAGATTAATTTTGGCCGCAGATATACGCCATTCGGGCGGCCTATTTTGTTCGCCCGAAGCTAGCCAGATTGCGGGTCTGAGTGAGCAAACCTTGCGCCAAGCTGGTTTCTCTTTAAGTAAAGCCCAAACACTGGCAACGTTGGTCGAATTGGTGGAGCAAAAGCAATTGCCGTTGGATGCTTGGGTGCAAAAGCTACCGGTAGAAGAAGCCAGAGCCGCACTTGAGGCGATTCGCGGCATTGGGCCATGGACGGTGAACTACACCATGCTGCGTGGATTTGGCTGGCTGGATGGCTCGCTGCACGGTGATGTTGCGGTGCGCAAAGCATTACAAATGCTGCTCGGCCAAACAGAAAAAATCAATGAAAAAGACGCCAAGATTTGGCTGGAAGAATTCTCTCCTTTTCGCGCATTAGTTGGCGCTCACCTTTGGAGTAGTTTATCCAAATTGGCGTAA
- the alkB gene encoding DNA oxidative demethylase AlkB: MSKTPLGPSKQNNEGSIKTMMNDLFADFDDGLPQREDLAAGVVLLRGFAREQTASLLLAVAQITQASPFRQMSTPGGYRMSVAMSNCGALGWIADSQGYRYAARDPLNNHAWPAMPEVFLALARSAALEAGFADFLPDVCLINRYAPGTKLSMHQDKDEADFSAPIVSISLGLPAIFLLGGLQRNHPSQRIGLSHGDVLVWGGPARLRYHGVLALKQDSHAELGACRINLTFRQAA, translated from the coding sequence TTGAGCAAAACACCCCTCGGCCCAAGTAAGCAAAACAATGAGGGCTCAATAAAAACAATGATGAATGATTTATTCGCTGATTTTGATGATGGCCTGCCGCAAAGAGAAGACTTAGCGGCAGGGGTGGTGTTGCTACGGGGCTTTGCGCGGGAGCAAACGGCAAGTTTGCTGCTGGCCGTGGCGCAGATCACGCAAGCTTCGCCTTTTCGGCAAATGAGCACGCCAGGCGGCTATCGGATGTCGGTGGCGATGAGCAATTGCGGCGCTTTGGGCTGGATTGCCGATTCGCAAGGTTATCGCTATGCGGCGCGTGATCCGCTCAATAATCACGCTTGGCCAGCCATGCCAGAGGTATTTTTAGCGCTTGCGCGCAGCGCTGCGCTGGAGGCGGGTTTTGCAGATTTTTTACCGGATGTTTGTTTAATCAATCGCTATGCGCCAGGTACAAAATTATCCATGCATCAGGATAAAGACGAAGCCGATTTTAGCGCGCCCATTGTGTCGATTTCCCTTGGCTTGCCAGCTATTTTTTTATTGGGTGGATTACAGCGCAATCATCCCAGCCAAAGAATAGGATTAAGTCATGGGGATGTGTTGGTTTGGGGCGGCCCAGCGCGGTTGCGTTACCATGGCGTATTAGCCTTAAAGCAGGACAGCCATGCAGAGCTGGGTGCTTGCCGTATTAATCTAACCTTTCGCCAAGCGGCGTAG
- the ada gene encoding bifunctional DNA-binding transcriptional regulator/O6-methylguanine-DNA methyltransferase Ada yields MSKQKQAAETLSDPRWAVLIARDAQAEGGFYYAVLTTGVYCRPSCGARLPRPENVRFFSSGQAAEQAGFRACKRCKPDQAKAEPHTKLIAQMCRQIEMADTPPSLAQLAQFAQLSPAHLHRIFKAETGVTPKAYAAAHRGQKVRAHLASSASVTEAIYAAGYNSNGRFYEGANQLLGMTPKNFRAGGSNTQIRFAVGECSLGAILVAASERGVCAILLGDDPQALLLDLQDRFLNAELMGGDADFESQVAQVVGFVEMPQYGLDLPLDVRGTAFQQRVWQALLDIPAGFTASYSEIAQRIGAPKSARAVAGACAANALAVAIPCHRVVRNDGGLSGYRWGIERKRTLLEREAGLLEQNTPRPK; encoded by the coding sequence ATGTCTAAGCAAAAACAAGCAGCAGAAACGCTAAGTGACCCACGCTGGGCGGTGCTTATTGCGCGTGATGCTCAAGCGGAGGGTGGTTTTTATTACGCTGTGCTTACCACAGGGGTGTATTGCCGCCCCTCTTGCGGTGCGCGTTTGCCTCGGCCAGAAAACGTGCGTTTTTTTAGCAGCGGCCAAGCTGCTGAACAGGCAGGGTTTAGGGCTTGTAAGCGCTGCAAGCCCGATCAGGCCAAGGCTGAGCCGCATACCAAGCTGATTGCACAAATGTGCAGGCAAATCGAAATGGCTGACACGCCGCCCAGCTTGGCGCAGCTGGCGCAATTTGCACAGCTCAGCCCCGCTCACTTGCATCGAATATTTAAAGCGGAAACCGGTGTCACCCCCAAGGCTTATGCGGCGGCGCATCGTGGTCAAAAAGTGCGCGCACATTTAGCCAGCAGTGCTAGTGTGACGGAGGCGATTTATGCCGCTGGGTATAACTCTAATGGGCGTTTTTACGAGGGCGCAAACCAGCTATTGGGCATGACGCCTAAAAATTTTCGAGCAGGCGGTAGCAATACACAGATTCGCTTTGCCGTGGGCGAATGCTCACTGGGGGCTATCTTGGTGGCGGCGAGCGAGCGCGGCGTGTGCGCCATCTTGCTGGGGGACGATCCGCAAGCTTTGCTGCTTGATTTGCAGGATAGGTTTTTGAATGCAGAGCTGATGGGCGGCGATGCAGATTTTGAGTCGCAGGTGGCGCAGGTGGTGGGTTTTGTTGAAATGCCGCAGTACGGCCTTGATCTGCCGCTGGACGTGCGGGGTACGGCCTTTCAGCAGCGAGTTTGGCAGGCGCTGCTGGATATTCCTGCGGGGTTTACCGCCAGCTATAGCGAGATTGCACAGCGCATTGGCGCGCCAAAGTCTGCTCGCGCCGTGGCAGGGGCCTGCGCAGCTAATGCACTGGCGGTAGCGATTCCTTGCCACCGCGTAGTGCGCAATGATGGTGGCCTATCGGGTTATCGCTGGGGAATTGAGCGTAAACGCACTTTGCTGGAGCGGGAGGCTGGGCTCCTTGAGCAAAACACCCCTCGGCCCAAGTAA
- a CDS encoding HD-GYP domain-containing protein: MPIDKLVHFIYAEQLQVGLYIHLDLPWNEHPFTFGSFKIKSGEQIEMIKQLGVQQIRYSPTKSDIQPIAIKEAVIETPAAQPDPDLRVRLEAKQSKLQQFEYNNALRSECAKAFAATAQAVRNIDKQLHSRPKETLAGAERLVGQMLDTLLVDNDIIIHLMNDKTKGEELYFHSLNVVVISLILARDMQLQKQDIRTLGLAALFHDIGKAQIPDRILMKSGPLSAAEEKVYQQHSQWSVNAAKTAGLPPEVLRLIAQHHEMCDGSGYPKGLKHDEIDPLARILALVNCYDSYCNRLNPAESLTPHEALSQIYTQQKASFDPVPLNLLIRAMGIYPPGSLVLLSNDCYALVMAVNTTKPLKPLIQVYNPNTQDQGTVLINLEYETQLNICKSIKLAQLPKAAAVYLSPGKHISYYFNASAQ; encoded by the coding sequence ATGCCAATAGATAAACTTGTCCATTTTATTTACGCTGAGCAATTGCAAGTGGGTCTGTATATCCATTTAGATTTACCGTGGAATGAACATCCGTTTACCTTTGGCAGTTTTAAAATTAAGTCAGGTGAACAAATTGAAATGATTAAGCAGCTAGGAGTGCAGCAGATTCGTTACTCTCCCACCAAAAGCGATATCCAACCCATTGCAATCAAAGAGGCCGTGATTGAAACACCTGCTGCTCAGCCTGATCCCGATTTGCGAGTCAGGCTAGAAGCTAAGCAGAGTAAATTGCAGCAGTTTGAATACAATAATGCGTTGCGCAGCGAATGCGCCAAAGCCTTTGCTGCAACGGCTCAAGCCGTGCGTAATATTGATAAGCAACTCCATAGCCGCCCCAAGGAAACCCTAGCTGGAGCAGAAAGGCTGGTGGGGCAAATGCTGGATACACTGCTGGTAGATAACGACATCATCATTCACCTGATGAATGACAAAACCAAAGGTGAGGAGCTGTATTTCCACTCTTTGAATGTCGTGGTTATATCCTTAATTTTGGCTCGAGATATGCAGCTGCAGAAACAAGATATTCGCACTTTAGGTCTGGCCGCTTTGTTTCATGATATTGGCAAAGCGCAAATTCCAGACCGTATCCTGATGAAATCTGGCCCACTCAGCGCAGCTGAAGAAAAAGTGTATCAACAGCACAGCCAATGGAGCGTGAATGCGGCTAAAACTGCGGGGCTACCACCAGAGGTATTACGCCTGATCGCCCAGCACCACGAGATGTGTGATGGCAGTGGCTACCCTAAGGGATTAAAACACGATGAAATTGATCCACTGGCACGAATTTTAGCGCTGGTTAATTGCTACGATAGTTACTGCAATCGCCTTAATCCTGCTGAATCGCTAACGCCGCATGAAGCGCTTTCACAGATCTATACACAGCAAAAAGCAAGCTTTGATCCGGTGCCATTAAATTTACTGATCAGAGCAATGGGCATATATCCACCTGGGTCTTTGGTGCTACTTTCCAATGATTGCTATGCGCTGGTAATGGCAGTGAACACCACCAAGCCTTTAAAACCGTTGATTCAAGTATACAACCCCAATACGCAAGACCAAGGCACCGTACTCATTAACCTAGAATACGAAACACAGCTCAATATCTGTAAATCGATCAAACTGGCCCAGCTACCCAAGGCAGCGGCGGTTTATCTTAGCCCCGGCAAGCACATCAGTTATTACTTTAATGCGAGTGCGCAGTGA
- a CDS encoding PAS domain-containing hybrid sensor histidine kinase/response regulator: MKPYAQTLLDACGYAVLAINPSSGLIVSSNLECERLLGYSAASLLGRPIADIEIGLHDLFFWEEVRQNSISSVRAVQSEYRHKNGSCITVQKTIRCFNDDTGPLCVISVHDVSAAKRLEDETARSSSLLAATLESSHDGILVTDLDGIICNFNQRVNIIWQWQTNTNSSTLFNHMASQLQDPAHFLRWLETLYQDPYHNGQLECWLKDGRVFELNSHPQLLRQQAIGRLITMHDISALKATEEQLRIARDEAQAASRAKSDFLSHMSHELRTPLNAILGFAQLLEGEPDPTAHELGNYIAKAGWHLLELINEVLDLASIEAGKMKLRIEPIDLTAIIQDCLELTRQLAIDKHVHLAEPHLNTGRFIAQVDARRLKQMLLNLISNAIKYNRPNGRVEITITAADETHWRLMVSDTGNGISESDQALLFQPFSRVGNHSIEIEGTGIGLAFTRKLAHLMSGEVNMDSSLGKGSRFWIDLPCATLHCSTTLATPLPLNNKILLYIEDDILSQQLLVKIMAQHRPQYKLIPASNAATGLALALSAEPDLILLDMHLPDASGAAVLEQLRKQSTTRHIPVLAISGDTGSDEISHAKRAGFDGYLTKPIKLDTILEHIDRMLSGKTVKS; encoded by the coding sequence GTGAAACCCTATGCCCAAACCCTACTAGATGCCTGTGGCTATGCGGTGCTGGCCATCAACCCCAGCTCGGGGCTGATCGTTAGCAGTAATTTAGAATGCGAGCGTTTGCTTGGCTACTCAGCAGCCAGCCTGCTGGGGCGGCCTATTGCGGATATTGAGATTGGCTTACATGATTTGTTTTTTTGGGAAGAAGTACGCCAAAATTCGATCAGCTCAGTGCGGGCAGTGCAAAGCGAATACCGGCACAAAAACGGCTCTTGTATCACGGTACAAAAAACCATACGTTGTTTTAATGATGATACAGGCCCGCTTTGCGTGATTTCTGTGCATGATGTGAGCGCCGCCAAGCGGCTGGAGGATGAAACCGCCCGCAGCTCATCCTTACTGGCTGCCACGCTAGAATCCTCCCACGATGGCATTTTGGTCACCGATTTAGACGGGATAATCTGCAACTTTAACCAACGCGTAAATATCATTTGGCAATGGCAAACCAATACCAATAGCAGTACGCTCTTTAACCATATGGCATCCCAATTACAAGACCCAGCGCATTTTTTACGCTGGCTAGAAACACTTTATCAAGACCCATATCACAATGGCCAGCTTGAGTGCTGGCTAAAGGATGGCCGCGTTTTTGAGCTAAACAGCCATCCCCAGCTGCTCAGGCAACAGGCCATTGGCAGGCTGATCACCATGCACGATATCAGCGCACTTAAAGCCACCGAAGAGCAATTACGTATTGCCCGTGACGAGGCCCAAGCCGCCAGCCGCGCTAAATCTGATTTTCTATCACATATGAGTCACGAGCTGCGCACGCCGCTTAATGCCATTTTAGGCTTTGCCCAGCTGCTAGAGGGTGAGCCAGACCCCACCGCACACGAGCTGGGCAACTATATTGCCAAGGCAGGCTGGCATTTGCTTGAGCTCATCAATGAAGTACTTGATCTGGCCAGTATTGAGGCCGGAAAAATGAAGCTACGCATCGAGCCCATTGATCTCACTGCCATCATTCAAGATTGCCTTGAGCTAACCCGCCAGCTCGCCATCGATAAACATGTGCATCTGGCCGAGCCCCATCTAAATACTGGGCGTTTTATTGCCCAAGTCGATGCACGGCGCTTAAAGCAAATGCTGCTGAATCTGATCTCTAATGCCATCAAATACAACCGCCCCAATGGCCGTGTGGAAATCACCATTACCGCTGCAGATGAAACCCATTGGCGACTCATGGTTTCTGACACCGGCAACGGTATTTCAGAGAGCGATCAAGCCTTACTATTTCAGCCATTCAGCCGCGTGGGTAATCATTCCATAGAGATTGAAGGCACGGGCATCGGCCTCGCCTTTACCCGTAAACTGGCACACCTTATGAGTGGCGAAGTCAATATGGACAGCAGCCTAGGCAAGGGAAGCCGCTTCTGGATCGACCTGCCCTGCGCCACCTTACACTGCTCCACCACACTGGCTACCCCGCTCCCACTCAATAATAAAATTTTGCTTTATATCGAAGACGATATTTTATCGCAGCAATTGCTCGTCAAAATCATGGCACAGCACCGCCCACAATATAAATTGATTCCAGCCAGCAACGCCGCCACCGGCCTCGCCCTCGCCCTGTCTGCCGAGCCTGATTTAATCTTGCTAGACATGCACCTACCCGATGCTTCTGGCGCTGCCGTACTGGAGCAATTACGCAAACAAAGCACAACTCGGCACATCCCAGTACTGGCGATTTCTGGTGATACAGGCTCCGACGAAATCTCCCATGCTAAGCGTGCAGGCTTTGATGGCTACCTCACAAAACCCATCAAACTAGATACCATCCTAGAGCATATTGACCGAATGCTCAGTGGAAAAACCGTAAAGTCATAG
- the adk gene encoding adenylate kinase, with the protein MRLILLGAPGAGKGTQATYIKEKYNIPQISTGDMLRAAVKAGTPLGLEAKSIMDAGGLVRDDIIIGLVKERIADADCANGFLFDGFPRTVPQADAMKEAGVVIDYVVEIDVPDEAIVDRMAGRRVHMASGRTYHVKFNPPKVDGVDDVSGEALIQRADDEEETVKKRLAVYHEQTEVLVGYYGEMAASGNATAPKYVKVNGVGQVEVIRDQLFAALGK; encoded by the coding sequence ATGAGACTCATTCTTCTAGGCGCACCAGGCGCCGGCAAAGGCACGCAAGCGACTTACATCAAAGAAAAATACAATATCCCGCAAATTTCCACTGGCGATATGTTGCGTGCTGCTGTTAAAGCAGGCACTCCGCTCGGTTTAGAGGCTAAATCAATTATGGATGCGGGCGGCTTGGTTCGTGATGACATCATTATTGGCTTAGTCAAAGAGCGCATTGCTGATGCAGATTGTGCCAATGGTTTCTTGTTTGATGGCTTTCCACGCACAGTGCCACAAGCTGACGCGATGAAAGAAGCCGGTGTAGTGATTGATTACGTGGTCGAAATTGATGTGCCTGATGAAGCCATCGTTGATCGTATGGCTGGGCGCCGTGTGCACATGGCATCAGGACGCACTTATCACGTTAAATTTAACCCGCCTAAGGTTGATGGTGTAGATGATGTAAGCGGTGAAGCGCTGATTCAGCGTGCTGATGATGAAGAAGAAACCGTTAAAAAACGCCTAGCTGTTTATCATGAGCAAACTGAAGTCTTGGTTGGCTACTACGGTGAAATGGCCGCCAGCGGCAATGCTACTGCACCTAAATATGTAAAAGTAAATGGTGTAGGGCAGGTTGAAGTGATTCGTGATCAGTTGTTTGCCGCTTTGGGTAAGTAA
- the kdsB gene encoding 3-deoxy-manno-octulosonate cytidylyltransferase — MSFVALIPARLKSTRLPNKPLADIGGKPMVVRVIEQVLKSSASLVCVATDDEQIKAAVEAAGYRAILTRDDHPSGTDRLAEMVDLLGLSDDAVVVNVQGDEPLIDPSLIDAVAAKLIEDASLAMSTACHTIDNAADFANPNVVKVVLDAKQRAMYFSRAPIPWPRDAFMHDRSVLPPDLMPLRHIGIYGYRAGFLRTYRELSPSYIESIEALEQLRVLWHGYAIGVHITAHAPVAGVDTPEDLARVRNVFSQLP, encoded by the coding sequence GTGAGTTTTGTTGCACTTATCCCCGCTCGGCTTAAATCTACCCGTCTGCCTAATAAACCGCTAGCCGATATTGGCGGCAAACCTATGGTGGTAAGGGTGATTGAGCAGGTGCTTAAATCCTCGGCAAGCTTAGTTTGCGTAGCCACCGATGATGAGCAAATTAAAGCTGCAGTAGAGGCTGCCGGTTATCGTGCTATTTTAACGCGGGATGATCACCCAAGCGGCACAGATCGCCTCGCTGAAATGGTCGATTTGCTGGGTTTAAGCGATGATGCCGTGGTGGTGAATGTGCAGGGTGATGAGCCCTTGATTGATCCAAGCTTGATTGATGCGGTGGCGGCAAAGTTGATTGAAGATGCTAGCCTTGCTATGTCCACCGCTTGCCACACTATTGATAATGCCGCTGATTTTGCTAATCCAAATGTAGTAAAAGTAGTTTTAGATGCAAAGCAGCGCGCTATGTATTTTAGCCGTGCGCCTATTCCTTGGCCACGCGATGCATTTATGCATGATCGCTCGGTATTGCCCCCAGATTTAATGCCCTTACGGCATATTGGGATCTATGGCTACCGTGCTGGGTTCCTCCGAACTTACCGAGAACTGTCGCCATCCTACATCGAATCGATTGAAGCGCTGGAACAACTGCGCGTGCTGTGGCATGGTTACGCTATTGGTGTGCATATTACTGCTCATGCGCCCGTTGCCGGAGTCGATACGCCAGAAGATTTAGCGCGCGTGCGAAACGTTTTTAGCCAATTGCCATAA
- a CDS encoding Trm112 family protein — protein MDAKLLEILVCPVCKGPLTYEKSQQELICKADRLAYAIKDGIPVMLQAEARELAATEEVR, from the coding sequence ATGGATGCAAAGTTATTAGAAATTTTAGTTTGTCCGGTCTGCAAAGGCCCGCTGACTTATGAAAAAAGCCAACAAGAATTGATCTGCAAAGCCGATCGCTTGGCCTATGCAATAAAAGACGGCATCCCTGTGATGTTGCAAGCTGAAGCGCGTGAGCTTGCTGCTACGGAAGAAGTTCGGTGA
- the lpxK gene encoding tetraacyldisaccharide 4'-kinase, translating to MLLDRIWYTPHHPLSYLLRPLSILFAGIGAARRALFTLGLKQSVRLPVPVIVVGNITVGGTGKTPLTIYLAQSLLVQGFSPGIISRGYGGKTLVPLAVSKDSDPAQSGDEPILLARATGVPVYVFADRAAAGAALLAAHPEVNILLCDDGLQHYRLQRDLELCVVDGARGYGNGALLPAGPLREPVSRLKTVDAVVVNGAERLPGQAECFQMSLLPGEFYSLTGAARQSWQGKRLAAVCGIGHPQRFFNTLTALGLEFTEHAFADHHQFSQQDLPDADIILVTEKDAVKLAGLSDVRIWALPISASLTPDLAGWLGQKMNMLSTR from the coding sequence ATGCTGCTTGATCGTATCTGGTACACGCCTCACCATCCCCTTTCCTACCTTTTGCGCCCGTTATCTATTTTGTTTGCTGGAATAGGTGCTGCGCGCCGTGCCTTGTTTACCTTGGGATTAAAGCAAAGTGTGCGCTTGCCAGTGCCAGTCATTGTGGTTGGCAATATTACGGTAGGGGGTACGGGCAAAACACCGCTGACTATTTATCTAGCCCAAAGCTTGCTGGTTCAGGGGTTTTCTCCTGGCATTATTTCGCGTGGTTATGGCGGCAAGACGCTTGTTCCTTTAGCTGTGAGCAAAGATAGCGATCCCGCCCAAAGCGGCGATGAGCCCATATTATTAGCCAGAGCCACTGGTGTGCCGGTTTATGTTTTTGCAGATCGTGCAGCCGCAGGCGCGGCCCTCTTGGCCGCACACCCAGAAGTGAATATTTTGCTCTGTGATGATGGCTTACAGCACTATCGGCTGCAGCGAGATTTAGAGCTGTGTGTGGTTGATGGTGCTCGTGGCTATGGTAATGGGGCTTTGCTTCCCGCTGGGCCCTTGCGTGAGCCTGTGTCGCGGCTAAAAACGGTAGATGCGGTGGTGGTGAATGGTGCTGAGCGGTTGCCAGGGCAGGCAGAGTGCTTTCAGATGTCTTTATTGCCTGGGGAGTTTTATTCTTTAACCGGCGCGGCGCGGCAATCATGGCAGGGTAAACGTCTTGCCGCCGTATGTGGAATCGGTCATCCGCAGCGTTTTTTTAATACTTTAACAGCGCTCGGATTAGAATTTACTGAGCACGCTTTTGCTGATCATCATCAATTTAGCCAGCAAGATTTACCTGATGCCGACATTATTCTGGTTACAGAAAAAGATGCAGTGAAGCTAGCAGGCCTCTCTGATGTTAGAATCTGGGCTCTGCCAATAAGCGCAAGCTTAACGCCTGACCTTGCTGGCTGGCTGGGGCAAAAAATGAATATGCTGAGCACGCGGTAA